The sequence below is a genomic window from Nitrospirota bacterium.
ATCGAATGATCTTTCTCTCGACGCAAAAGGCCCTGGACGTCGAAAATCCCTCACCGGAGGATATCCATACGATCGGCACGGTCGGCATCATTATGCGGATGCTGAAATTGCCCGATGAACGGATCAAAATACTCGTGCAGGGGCTCTCGAAGGCCAAGATAGCCGGCTATGTTCAGTCTGAACCCTATTACTCCGTGCGTATCGACAAACTCACCGAACACAAGCCGGCCGGCGCCGCACTCGAAACCGAAGCCGCCATGCGGACGGTCAAGGAACAGATCGAACGGATCATTAGTCTGGGCAAGGTCTTGATCCCGGACGTGATGATCGTGATCGAGAACCTCGAAGACCCGGGGCGGCTGGCCGACATGGTGGCGTCAAATCTCGGCCTCAAGGTCGAGGCCACCCAGGCAGTTCTGGAGATCGTCGATCCGGTCAAACGCCTCCGGCATGTCAGTGAGATTCTCGGAAAAGAAATTGAAGTCCTCTCCATGCAACAAAAGATTCAAGCCCAGGCCAAAGGGGAGATGGACAAGACCCAGCGTGAGTACTTCCTGCGCGAGCAACTCAAAGCGATCCAGAAAGAGCTGGGCGAGCTCGACGAGCGCGCGGAGGAAATCAGCGAGTTTCGCAAGCGTGTCGCAGAACTGAAAATGCCGGAGAAGGTGCTGAAGGAAACCGAAAAGCAGCTCAAACGGCTTGAGAAGATGCACCCGGATACAGCCGAATCTGCGACCGTCAGAACCTACATCGAATGGATCGTGGAACTGCCCTGGTCCAAGAGATCGAAGGACAACCTCGACCTCAAGGCTGCCGCCAAAGTGCTCAATGAAGACCACTACGATCTGGAAAAGGTCAAGGAACGGATCCTTGAGTATCTTGCAGTACGGAAGCTCAAAGACAAAATGAAGGGCCCGATTCTCTGTTTCGTCGGCCCCCCTGGCGTCGGAAAAACTTCGCTCGGAAAATCGATCGCCCGCGCACTCGGCCGCGAGTTCGTCCGCATCAGTCTCGGCGGCGTCCGTGACGAAGCCGAGATCCGCGGCCATCGACGTACCTACGTCGGCGCACTCCCGGGCCGCATCATCCAAGGCATGAAACAAGCCGGCACGAACAACCCTGTCTTCATGCTGGACGAAGTCGACAAAGTCGGAATGGATTTTCGAGGTGATCCCTCCGCAGCCTTACTCGAAGTGCTCGACCCGGAACAGAATAACTCGTTCACGGATCATTACCTGGGCGTGCCCTTCGACCTGACCGAAGTCATGTTCATTACCACGGCGAATCTGATCGACCCTATTTTGCCCGCCTTACGTGATCGGATGGAAGTGATCGGGATCCCCGGCTATACCGAAGAAGAAAAACTGGGCATCGCTCAGAAATATCTGATCCCTCGGCAACTCAACGAACATGGCATCACCGAAAAGCACGTCCGCATTGCCGAATCGGCGGTGCGCCAGATCATCGCCAACTATACGAGAGAAGCCGGCGTGCGTAACCTCGAACGCGAGATTGCCAACGTCATGCGCAAAGTGGCGAAAAAAGTGGCGGAAGGCAAAGGCGTCGGGTTCCCTGTCAATCCAGCCAATCTGCACAAGTACCTCGGCGTCCCCAAATTCGTGCCGGAAGAGGAATTGGAAACGGACGAGATCGGCGTGGCTACCGGCCTAGCCTGGACGGAATCCGGCGGCGATGTCCTGTATATCGAAGCCACGGCGATGAAAGGGAAGGGGCAATTGACCCTCACCGGCCAGTTGGGCGATATCATGAAAGAATCCGCCCAAGCCGCCTTGAGCTATGTCCGGTCGCGGGAGCGCACGCTCGGCATCAATCCCGATGCATTCACCACTCAGGACATCCATATCCATGTGCCGGCCGGAGCCATCCCCAAAGATGGGCCATCGGCAGGCATTACCATGGCCATCGCCATTGCTTCGACGTTGTCGCAAATCCCGGTACGCCGAGACCTGGCTATGACCGGCGAGATCACGCTCCGTGGCCGAGTGCTCCCCATCGGGGGATTGAAGGAGAAACTCTTGGCAGCCAAACGAGCCAAACTTACCACTGTGATTCTCCCGAAACGCAACAAAAAGGATCTTGACGAAATCCCCAAGCACATTTTGAAAGGCATTCACCTCGTGTTTGCCGACACAATGGATGATGTCATGAAGGTGGCGCTTCGGCGTGGCTCGAAATCCCTACGTCCTGCGGGCAAGCCCGACCAGCCGCCGCCACAATCAAAGAAACAGGCCGCGCGGGTGAAGACAGGGCGAGCGGCTCGCTCCCTGCCCGTGCATGCAAGCAGTGCGGCGACGTCTCCCCTACAGTTCCAGTAGCAGGATACTGAAACACGAAGTGTCTCTTGTTTATTTGGTTTATTTGGTTTGTTTGGTTGAACTAAACTAACCGGATGAACCGGACCAATCCGTCGAGCATGGCCTCCACGGCCCGCACAAAGACCCGCCCCACGATCCGGGAATTCGATCTCATTCGAGCCCTCCACCGACGCCATGGGCGCCGCACTTCTTCCGTGATACAAGGAATCGGCGACGATGCCGCAATCATCACGTCGCAGGCCGGTCAATGGACGGTGCTGACAACCGACCTGTTAACGGAAGGGATCCATTTCGATCTCCGAACCGCCACACTATTCGATATCGGTTTCCGCGCCGCAGCAGCAAATCTCAGTGACATCGCCGCGATGGGGGGAACCCCGCAGCACCTGCTCGCTTCCTTGGCGATTCCCCGTACCGGCGCCAGCCGCCAGGTCCACCAGCTGTACCGAGGGATGATGGCCGCCTGCCGCCCACACCATGTCGGACTGATCGGCGGAGATACGTCAGCTTCGTCCCGCGGATGGTTTCTCAGCTTGACTTTGACCGGAATGGTCCCTCCCCACCAGGCCCTCCTCCGGAGCGGCGCGCGAGTCGGAGATTTCCTCTACGTGAGCGGCACAATCGGCGATTCATTGGCCGGCCTGAGACTTTTGAATGAACCGCCATTTCGCACGATGCCTCATCGGCGCACTGCTGCACTCTCGAATCGACATCGGCAATTTCTTATCGAACGGCATCTGCGTCCGACCGCGCGCGTCACAGAGGGCCAATGGCTCGGTACCCATCGTCTCGCAACCGCCGCAATCGATATTTCAGACGGTCTCTCCGGCGATCTCCGCCATATCTGCGAGCAAAGCCATGTCGGAGCAGAGATCGATCTGCGCGCTCTCCCCCTCTCGACAGCTTGCCGCGCCTATGCAGCTACCAGGAAACTGAACCAGGCGGACCTCGCGCTGACCGGAGGGGAGGATTATGAATTGCTCTTTACCGTATCGCCACGCCAACGTGCACGACTTGATCGGATGGCCAGCAACAAAGGATTTGCTCTCACCTGCATCGGGAATATTCGGCCCCTTCGGTTTGGCATCCAAGTCCTTTCCCCCTACGGCCAACGTCACCGGTTAGAGAACCGCAGTTACCGACATTTCACATAACCAGTTTCATCCACGACACCATGGCCAAAATTCCTTCGGTCCGATCGCTGTTGAAACAGGTTCTCCATCTCCAGGAGTCACCACAGCGAACAGCGTTAGCCTTCGCCATTGGAGTCTTCATCTGTTTCTCCCCGGTTTACGGGCTACACACAGTGATAGTGATTGTCTGCGCCTGGGCATTGAGGCTCAACCTTCTCGCCCTCATGGCAGGCGCCTATCTCAACAACCCCTGGACAATAGTTCCTATCCTCGGCGCCACCTACTGGGTCGGGGCCCTCTTGCTCGGACGATCGGACAGTCCATCTTTCGACTGGCACGATGTGAGTTTCAGCGCGATCTATGAACAGATCATGCCCTACGCCGTGCCATTCTTTCTTGGAGGATTTGTCTTGAGTGTACTGGGGTCGGCGATCGCCTACCCACTCGCCTACTATTTCTTGGCCAAACATCGGCAGTCACACCCGCTCGGCCAGGAGCCTACCCAACAGTAGGATGCTCAAAAAGGTCGTCCAGCAAGGCCGCAACGAGTGAAGGCCCGAGGCGTACCCTTTGGGGTACGTTGAGGGTCTGAACGATGCGACCTGCCTGCGCGAAGCGCTTCGGCGGAGGCAGGGAACGCAGCTGGCGGCCTTTTTCAGCATCCTGCTAGACAGAGCCATTGCCGCCCCCACGAGATGTACGCTAAGATGACGGGACGTCATGCACGAATCCAGTCATCAATCCACCGCTCCATACGACGGCTCTGCGCTGATCGCCGATCCAATCCATCAATACGTCTCCTTCACTGTGCCCTTCTCCTCTGCGGACCCGCATGAACGGACAGAAAAAGACCTAATCGATTCCCCCTGGGTCCAACGTCTGCGATACATCTATCAACTCCAAAGCGCCCGTTGGGTCTATCCCTCGGCGGAACATACGCGCTTTGTCCACTCAATCGGCACGATGCATGTGGCAGGCCGCTTTGCGCAGCATCTCTATCCGTTCCTCAAAAAGTCCGTCAAAGAGATTCCTTCGGCGAACTATGTTGAGGAGTTTCTTCGTGTCACGGCACTTGTCCACGACATCGGCCACGGGCCCTTCTGCCATTTTTTCGACGACAACTACTTACATGCCTTCCATGCCAGCCACGAAAAACTAGGGCAGATCATCATCCGCGAACATCTCGGTCCGATCATCCGTAAGCTCCGGCGCAGCCCGTCCGGCCCCTTTGATCGAGGCGAGGAACTCAACCCGGACCAGATCGCCCATGTCATTCTCAAAGAAAAGGGGAAAGACAATTCCCGTATTCCCCGATGGCTCAATATGCTCCAACCGGTCATTTCCGGCAGCTACACCGCAGACAACCTCGACTATGTCCTGCGCGACTCCTACATGTGTGGCGTGGCGGTTGGCCCGGTCGATCTATCCAGGCTCATTCACTATACGATCATCACGGATAAGGGATTTACAATTCATAAGACGGGCCTGCCGGCCCTACAGATGTTCCTCAATACCCGCATGTATCTCTATTCCAATGTCTACTATCACCGAACCACTCGGGCGATTGACATCCACCTTCGTAACATCTTCGGCGACACCATGAAGCTCGTGTTTCCCCACGACCCTCGCAAGAAGATGGATGAGTACCTCACGCTGACCGACTGGTCCTTGCTTGAACAGGTGCGGGGATGGAAGACCTCGCGCCATGCAGCCGAGCGGCGTTTGGGTACAGAATGGCAGCGGATTCTCGTCCGCGACGTCAAGTGGAAGATGGCCTACAGCGCCGTACTCAAGGAAAAGGGCCAGGAACGAGGCATGGACTTTCCCAGCCACACGCACTTTGAAGAACAGATCAAGAACGAATTGCCCGCGCGGCTTCAGAAAGTGGAGTTCCATGTCGACATGGCACCGCTCGACCCACGGCCAGACCCGAAAGACCGTCGCGGCAACCCCCTCTATGTCTACGACCCCAGCACTAGAAGTATCTCAACCGAGCCGCTTGAGGAATTTCTCGACCTTCTGCCGACCAGGCTCGTCCAATTTCGCATCTACACGCTTGACCACCAACACGACGCAGCCCTTTCACGCGCCGCCGCCACAGTACTGAACAAGACCCCCTCCAGCCTCGAAACCAATTTGTAGTATTGCTTGTTCGACTCAGAAAAGCTGAGATACTGTCCTTGTGACTTGCCTTAAGGGAGGACAGTATGAAACAGCACCTTCTCTGGATCGCAATAGCTGTGACCCTCTTTGCCACGACGCCGGCCTTCGCCCAATCAGCCGGAGACGGTCTCCCACCAGACGCCACAGGCATCCTGAATTCACTCCCGCCGGATCTTCACAAGAAGCTCCAGCAGCTCTCCGAACTACTTGATGAGAACATCAAGGCCGGCAAGATCTCCGACGCACTGATACAGAAACAACTCATGTCAGGAGGTCTCGAACGGACCATCCGTTCCCTCGGCCCCGAGGCCAATCAGTTGTTCGATGAAATCAATGCCGATATGAAGAACGGCAAAGGCCCAGGCGAAGAAGCCCTGGCACCCTTACTCGGCGGCTTAAGCGGGATGGGAAAGTAGAGACTGCTCTTGATGCAGGGCGAGTCGGGATCACATCAGCGTTTCAAACAGACTCCCGGTACATTTTTCTTCACGGCCTGCGTGAGAACAGACCTGATGGGACACGCGGGACATTTTCTCTGGTCACATTGTCAGCCCCTCCCGATCGCGTTGCCACTCCTCGCTTCAGCTGCCAGTCGACCAGTGCCGCACGAAAGAGTACCATGCGGCATGGCGCTGCGCTGGAAACTGCTCGTCGGCCTTGGGATG
It includes:
- the lon gene encoding endopeptidase La, coding for MNDPSEQDLQLPQNVDVPDQLPMLPVRDIVVFPYMVLPLFVGREMSIKAIEAALAGNRMIFLSTQKALDVENPSPEDIHTIGTVGIIMRMLKLPDERIKILVQGLSKAKIAGYVQSEPYYSVRIDKLTEHKPAGAALETEAAMRTVKEQIERIISLGKVLIPDVMIVIENLEDPGRLADMVASNLGLKVEATQAVLEIVDPVKRLRHVSEILGKEIEVLSMQQKIQAQAKGEMDKTQREYFLREQLKAIQKELGELDERAEEISEFRKRVAELKMPEKVLKETEKQLKRLEKMHPDTAESATVRTYIEWIVELPWSKRSKDNLDLKAAAKVLNEDHYDLEKVKERILEYLAVRKLKDKMKGPILCFVGPPGVGKTSLGKSIARALGREFVRISLGGVRDEAEIRGHRRTYVGALPGRIIQGMKQAGTNNPVFMLDEVDKVGMDFRGDPSAALLEVLDPEQNNSFTDHYLGVPFDLTEVMFITTANLIDPILPALRDRMEVIGIPGYTEEEKLGIAQKYLIPRQLNEHGITEKHVRIAESAVRQIIANYTREAGVRNLEREIANVMRKVAKKVAEGKGVGFPVNPANLHKYLGVPKFVPEEELETDEIGVATGLAWTESGGDVLYIEATAMKGKGQLTLTGQLGDIMKESAQAALSYVRSRERTLGINPDAFTTQDIHIHVPAGAIPKDGPSAGITMAIAIASTLSQIPVRRDLAMTGEITLRGRVLPIGGLKEKLLAAKRAKLTTVILPKRNKKDLDEIPKHILKGIHLVFADTMDDVMKVALRRGSKSLRPAGKPDQPPPQSKKQAARVKTGRAARSLPVHASSAATSPLQFQ
- the thiL gene encoding thiamine-phosphate kinase produces the protein MNRTNPSSMASTARTKTRPTIREFDLIRALHRRHGRRTSSVIQGIGDDAAIITSQAGQWTVLTTDLLTEGIHFDLRTATLFDIGFRAAAANLSDIAAMGGTPQHLLASLAIPRTGASRQVHQLYRGMMAACRPHHVGLIGGDTSASSRGWFLSLTLTGMVPPHQALLRSGARVGDFLYVSGTIGDSLAGLRLLNEPPFRTMPHRRTAALSNRHRQFLIERHLRPTARVTEGQWLGTHRLATAAIDISDGLSGDLRHICEQSHVGAEIDLRALPLSTACRAYAATRKLNQADLALTGGEDYELLFTVSPRQRARLDRMASNKGFALTCIGNIRPLRFGIQVLSPYGQRHRLENRSYRHFT
- a CDS encoding DUF2062 domain-containing protein, with translation MPSVRSLLKQVLHLQESPQRTALAFAIGVFICFSPVYGLHTVIVIVCAWALRLNLLALMAGAYLNNPWTIVPILGATYWVGALLLGRSDSPSFDWHDVSFSAIYEQIMPYAVPFFLGGFVLSVLGSAIAYPLAYYFLAKHRQSHPLGQEPTQQ
- a CDS encoding HD domain-containing protein, with protein sequence MHESSHQSTAPYDGSALIADPIHQYVSFTVPFSSADPHERTEKDLIDSPWVQRLRYIYQLQSARWVYPSAEHTRFVHSIGTMHVAGRFAQHLYPFLKKSVKEIPSANYVEEFLRVTALVHDIGHGPFCHFFDDNYLHAFHASHEKLGQIIIREHLGPIIRKLRRSPSGPFDRGEELNPDQIAHVILKEKGKDNSRIPRWLNMLQPVISGSYTADNLDYVLRDSYMCGVAVGPVDLSRLIHYTIITDKGFTIHKTGLPALQMFLNTRMYLYSNVYYHRTTRAIDIHLRNIFGDTMKLVFPHDPRKKMDEYLTLTDWSLLEQVRGWKTSRHAAERRLGTEWQRILVRDVKWKMAYSAVLKEKGQERGMDFPSHTHFEEQIKNELPARLQKVEFHVDMAPLDPRPDPKDRRGNPLYVYDPSTRSISTEPLEEFLDLLPTRLVQFRIYTLDHQHDAALSRAAATVLNKTPSSLETNL